A single region of the Salarchaeum japonicum genome encodes:
- a CDS encoding DUF5816 domain-containing protein has protein sequence MTERVITNGDGETLYVAEDEGERGEKAPFLAVYRDRDRTRKYGWYCLNCETLDNAMDSMGRIQCNDCGNLRKPDEWDAAHE, from the coding sequence ATGACCGAGCGTGTCATTACGAACGGAGACGGCGAAACGCTCTACGTCGCCGAGGACGAGGGCGAACGCGGCGAGAAAGCGCCCTTCCTCGCCGTCTACCGCGACCGTGACAGAACCCGGAAGTACGGCTGGTACTGCCTCAACTGCGAAACCCTCGACAACGCCATGGACTCCATGGGCCGCATCCAGTGCAACGACTGCGGCAACCTCCGCAAACCCGACGAATGGGATGCGGCGCATGAGTGA
- a CDS encoding YcaO-like family protein produces MSDIVAVVGSGSAADAVRSALADADAAVEDADVSGGADADLAVVVGLAGSEGFAAANRTIEGPWLAVEVGGLGGYALADVDAAVSGFWPDDGCFACLRSRVAANDPEVADAPSADRSTARFAGALAGRLAVRALAGESFGGHVVEAPHTRRSFLPVPTCPVCGGERTHEFDWGGESRSVEAAADAAARAVDDRVGAVAAVGERESYPAPYYLAQVSDTSAFSDATAARQAAGVATDWNEAYVKAVGEALERYAAGVYRSSAFETAMPTHPDAVPPSEFVLPDGAPTPDPDDALQWVRGERLDADEDALLPAEFVQFPPHEERYRDSITTGLGLGNTAEEAVLSGLYEVVERDAAMLAWYSTYDPLGLAVEDDAYDELAKRARSEGLDATAFLLTQDVDVPVVGVAVTREEWPRFALGSSASLDPDAAARGALEEAVQNWMELRAMGRETAAQQEGAIGAYADYPGRVRDFVTPETVVPTDSVGPDRVPGDELDAVVARLADADLDAYAARLTTRDVDALGFEAARVLVPDAQPLFVADAYFGERAESVPESLGFSPDLEKSYHPFP; encoded by the coding sequence ATGAGTGACATCGTCGCGGTCGTCGGGAGCGGGTCGGCCGCGGACGCCGTCCGATCCGCGCTCGCGGACGCGGACGCCGCCGTGGAGGACGCGGACGTATCGGGGGGCGCGGACGCCGACCTCGCCGTCGTCGTCGGTCTCGCCGGAAGCGAGGGGTTCGCGGCCGCGAACCGAACCATCGAGGGGCCGTGGCTGGCGGTCGAGGTCGGCGGTCTCGGCGGGTACGCGCTCGCGGACGTGGACGCCGCTGTCTCGGGGTTCTGGCCGGACGACGGCTGTTTCGCGTGCCTGCGCTCGCGGGTCGCGGCGAACGACCCCGAGGTCGCGGACGCGCCGAGCGCCGACCGGAGCACGGCAAGGTTCGCGGGCGCGCTCGCGGGCCGACTCGCGGTTCGCGCGCTCGCCGGCGAGTCGTTCGGCGGGCACGTCGTCGAGGCTCCGCACACCCGGCGGTCGTTCCTCCCGGTGCCGACGTGTCCCGTCTGCGGCGGCGAACGCACGCACGAGTTCGACTGGGGTGGCGAGTCGCGGAGCGTGGAGGCGGCGGCGGACGCGGCGGCGCGCGCGGTGGACGACCGCGTGGGCGCGGTGGCGGCGGTCGGCGAGCGCGAGTCGTACCCCGCGCCGTACTACCTCGCGCAGGTGAGCGACACGAGCGCGTTCAGCGACGCGACCGCCGCACGGCAGGCCGCTGGCGTCGCCACCGACTGGAACGAGGCGTACGTGAAGGCCGTCGGGGAGGCGCTGGAGCGGTACGCCGCGGGCGTCTACCGGTCGTCGGCGTTCGAGACGGCGATGCCGACGCATCCCGACGCCGTACCGCCGAGCGAGTTCGTGCTCCCGGACGGCGCGCCGACGCCCGACCCGGACGACGCCCTCCAGTGGGTGCGCGGCGAACGCCTCGACGCTGACGAGGACGCCCTGCTCCCCGCGGAGTTCGTGCAGTTCCCGCCGCACGAGGAACGGTATCGCGACTCGATTACGACCGGCCTCGGACTCGGGAACACCGCCGAGGAAGCCGTGCTCTCCGGCCTGTACGAGGTCGTGGAGCGGGACGCGGCGATGCTCGCGTGGTACTCGACGTACGACCCGCTCGGCCTCGCCGTCGAGGACGACGCGTACGACGAACTCGCGAAGCGCGCGCGGAGCGAGGGCCTCGACGCGACCGCGTTCTTGCTGACGCAGGACGTGGACGTGCCCGTCGTCGGCGTCGCCGTCACCCGCGAGGAGTGGCCGCGGTTCGCGCTCGGGTCGAGCGCCAGCCTCGACCCGGACGCGGCCGCCCGGGGCGCGCTCGAAGAGGCCGTCCAGAACTGGATGGAACTCCGAGCGATGGGTCGGGAGACCGCCGCCCAGCAGGAGGGCGCTATCGGCGCGTACGCCGACTACCCCGGTCGCGTTCGCGACTTCGTCACTCCCGAAACGGTCGTTCCGACGGACTCCGTCGGCCCCGATAGGGTTCCCGGGGACGAACTCGACGCCGTCGTGGCTCGGCTGGCGGACGCCGACCTCGACGCCTACGCCGCCCGCCTCACCACCCGCGACGTAGACGCGCTCGGCTTCGAGGCCGCGCGCGTCCTCGTCCCCGACGCCCAGCCGCTGTTCGTCGCCGACGCCTACTTCGGCGAGCGCGCCGAATCCGTCCCCGAATCTCTCGGGTTCAGTCCCGACCTGGAGAAGTCCTACCACCCGTTCCCCTGA
- the tbsP gene encoding transcriptional regulator TbsP, with protein sequence MAAQNLLGATVSEVVVAILDEEPSELYVRNPSADVIEAFVDAATETDADLPSVRLVAAERLLKDTMDDFIVASNTADLVEADVLSLRTTEEPPRSSTFVTNDRVVSLVDAGSETGGLTTDDDSFVADVLDAAEADWESADEFSLRTPGISRVERTLTEEIGSEVEQDFESALAAMETARGDDDSIDEVTLSLLVAAKNRVLLYDISKWGEDVGIASKATFSRTKTKLEDLGLIDTEKVPIDVGRPRLRLKFADERLQDAKPSELASVAQTILA encoded by the coding sequence ATGGCAGCCCAGAACCTACTCGGCGCGACCGTCTCGGAGGTCGTCGTCGCGATTCTCGACGAGGAACCCTCGGAGCTCTACGTCCGAAACCCGTCCGCGGACGTCATCGAGGCCTTCGTCGACGCGGCGACCGAGACGGACGCCGACCTCCCGTCGGTACGCCTCGTCGCCGCGGAACGCCTCCTCAAGGACACGATGGACGACTTCATCGTCGCGAGCAACACCGCCGACCTCGTCGAGGCGGACGTACTCTCGCTCCGCACGACCGAGGAACCGCCGCGGAGTTCGACGTTCGTCACGAACGACCGCGTCGTCTCCCTCGTTGACGCGGGGAGCGAGACCGGCGGGCTGACGACGGACGACGACTCGTTCGTCGCGGACGTGCTCGACGCCGCCGAGGCCGACTGGGAGTCCGCGGACGAGTTCTCCCTCCGCACGCCCGGCATCAGTCGCGTCGAGCGCACGCTCACCGAGGAAATCGGGAGCGAGGTCGAACAGGACTTCGAGTCCGCGCTCGCCGCGATGGAGACCGCGCGCGGCGACGACGACAGCATCGACGAGGTCACGCTCAGCCTGCTCGTCGCGGCGAAGAACCGCGTGCTCCTCTACGACATCTCGAAGTGGGGCGAGGACGTGGGTATCGCGTCGAAGGCGACGTTCAGCCGCACGAAGACGAAGCTCGAAGACCTCGGGCTCATCGACACGGAGAAGGTTCCCATCGACGTGGGGCGTCCGCGTCTCCGCTTGAAGTTCGCGGACGAGCGCCTGCAGGACGCGAAGCCGAGCGAACTCGCGTCCGTCGCGCAGACCATCCTCGCGTAA
- a CDS encoding proteasome assembly chaperone family protein encodes MTDANRFAADPLTHDEPDFSITHETDPSGVLVAGFSSFGLAGLTAVDYLVDRLDLHETGHITVDSLPSITPFENGHPRHHTRFFSRDDLDITVLTGELYVPQLAADALTTAITDWTAENGVQEIAVPAGIPLAHGPDDHRTFYIATPDYHEKRLTDRDIPPMGSGFLDGVNAGILEHAIDTDLAAATYVTPVHAEVPDVEASLRLLDALDAVYDLDLDTEPLQQFAKQVRDYYAELNARVEDIDDSQRPDDRMYM; translated from the coding sequence ATGACGGACGCGAACCGCTTCGCCGCCGACCCCCTCACGCACGACGAACCCGACTTCTCAATCACGCACGAGACCGACCCGAGCGGCGTCCTCGTCGCCGGTTTCTCCAGTTTCGGGCTCGCCGGCCTCACCGCCGTCGATTACCTCGTCGACCGCCTCGACCTCCACGAGACCGGCCACATCACCGTCGATTCCCTCCCGTCCATCACGCCCTTCGAGAACGGCCACCCCCGACACCACACCCGCTTTTTCTCCCGGGACGACCTCGACATCACCGTCCTCACGGGCGAACTCTACGTCCCCCAGCTCGCCGCGGACGCCCTCACCACCGCCATCACGGACTGGACCGCCGAGAACGGCGTGCAGGAAATCGCCGTCCCCGCGGGCATCCCGCTCGCGCACGGCCCCGACGACCACCGCACCTTCTACATCGCCACCCCCGACTACCACGAGAAACGCCTCACCGACCGCGACATCCCGCCGATGGGCTCCGGCTTCCTCGACGGCGTCAACGCCGGCATCCTCGAACACGCCATCGACACAGACCTCGCCGCCGCCACCTACGTCACGCCCGTCCACGCCGAAGTCCCGGACGTGGAAGCCAGCCTCCGCCTCCTCGACGCCCTCGACGCCGTCTACGACCTCGACCTCGACACCGAACCCCTCCAGCAGTTCGCGAAACAAGTCCGCGACTACTACGCCGAACTCAACGCCCGCGTCGAAGACATCGACGACTCCCAGCGCCCCGACGACCGCATGTACATGTAG
- a CDS encoding bifunctional metallophosphatase/5'-nucleotidase, translated as MSLRFLHYSDVENAHDDPERIGRLAGALRELAGDDTVVAGTGDNTSPGVLPLVTEGMQAVDFFEAAGTDVETFGNHDFDYGVEATRRVVAASPQTWVSANVREDGERFAADEGVVPWLTIDRAGTTVGVTGVTDPKTPSINPNAGAVTFEDPIAAVREAEAELRAAGAEHVVVLSHLGNGDQELAVETDVDVVLGGHVHTELQERIEGTLLTRPGVNGEVVYEVELGRDPAVTRHRVADFGVNESVAGALRERESDAALDEVVAHVADPIERSEATTFRGESRIGNFVADAYRWAGDADVGLQNSGGIRSGPALDGDVTVADLVSVVPFDEPVAVAELTGEELRTVLRQSHGATVGFGEADWWHSHVSGVELVWDTTREELAEVTVGGDPLDPDASYTVATNDYIFHTDHEFPLLDHDHRTGTLDTQYEVLAAYARAFGIDPDVEGRVRRRPTKEA; from the coding sequence ATGAGTCTTCGTTTCCTCCATTACTCGGACGTGGAGAACGCCCACGACGACCCCGAGCGAATCGGGCGGCTCGCGGGCGCGCTCCGCGAACTCGCCGGCGACGACACCGTGGTCGCGGGGACGGGCGACAACACGTCGCCGGGCGTGCTGCCGCTCGTGACCGAGGGAATGCAGGCCGTGGATTTCTTCGAGGCGGCGGGGACGGACGTGGAGACGTTCGGGAACCACGACTTCGACTACGGCGTCGAGGCGACGCGTCGAGTGGTCGCGGCGTCCCCGCAGACGTGGGTGAGCGCGAACGTCCGCGAGGACGGCGAGCGGTTCGCGGCGGACGAGGGCGTCGTGCCGTGGCTCACCATCGACCGCGCCGGCACTACCGTCGGCGTGACGGGCGTCACCGACCCGAAGACGCCCTCCATCAACCCGAACGCGGGCGCGGTGACGTTCGAAGACCCGATTGCGGCGGTTCGTGAGGCCGAGGCGGAACTCCGTGCCGCGGGCGCGGAGCACGTCGTCGTCCTCAGCCACCTCGGGAACGGCGACCAGGAACTCGCGGTCGAGACGGACGTGGACGTGGTGCTCGGCGGGCACGTCCACACGGAACTCCAGGAGCGCATCGAGGGCACGCTCCTCACGCGCCCGGGCGTGAACGGCGAGGTCGTCTACGAGGTCGAACTCGGCCGCGACCCCGCGGTCACCCGGCACCGCGTCGCGGACTTCGGCGTGAACGAGTCGGTCGCGGGCGCGCTCCGCGAGCGCGAGTCGGACGCCGCGCTGGACGAGGTCGTCGCGCACGTCGCCGACCCCATCGAGCGCTCCGAGGCGACGACGTTCCGCGGGGAGAGCCGCATCGGGAACTTCGTCGCGGACGCCTATCGGTGGGCCGGCGACGCGGACGTGGGCCTCCAGAACAGCGGCGGCATCCGCTCCGGGCCGGCGCTCGACGGCGACGTAACCGTTGCCGACCTCGTCTCCGTCGTTCCCTTCGACGAACCCGTCGCGGTCGCGGAACTCACCGGCGAGGAACTCCGCACCGTCCTCCGCCAATCCCACGGCGCGACCGTCGGGTTCGGGGAGGCCGACTGGTGGCACTCCCACGTCAGCGGCGTCGAACTCGTCTGGGACACGACCCGCGAGGAACTCGCGGAGGTCACGGTCGGCGGCGACCCGCTCGACCCCGACGCCTCGTACACGGTGGCGACGAACGACTACATCTTCCACACCGACCACGAGTTCCCGCTGCTCGACCACGACCACCGGACGGGAACGCTCGACACCCAGTACGAGGTGCTCGCGGCGTACGCCCGCGCGTTCGGTATCGACCCCGACGTGGAGGGGCGGGTGCGGCGGCGTCCGACGAAGGAGGCTTAG
- a CDS encoding DUF7116 family protein, with amino-acid sequence MVSHIGPPSEEAKSIFADLGYSVAGDGATFTAARDWKEVEVLAVTDDVDTPSGDRMRCFVTWKDYVPDLGDLLDRAAPDYDYAVIGVEEDGEYEVARAPSE; translated from the coding sequence ATGGTGTCACACATCGGCCCACCGTCTGAGGAAGCCAAGTCGATCTTCGCCGACCTCGGGTACAGCGTCGCGGGCGACGGCGCGACGTTCACCGCGGCCCGGGATTGGAAGGAGGTCGAGGTGCTCGCGGTCACGGACGACGTAGACACGCCGTCGGGCGACCGGATGCGTTGTTTCGTGACGTGGAAAGACTACGTTCCCGACCTCGGAGACCTGCTCGACCGAGCCGCACCCGACTACGACTACGCGGTTATCGGCGTCGAGGAGGACGGCGAGTACGAGGTCGCGCGAGCGCCCTCAGAGTGA
- a CDS encoding universal stress protein encodes MALVVVPVRYPLTEHSKGTLEAAIEEARERDADLTVLHVNLYQDDRRVTRTALKHAVERAFGPLDFARYVVRRSFLVEQAILDEVAGEDADVVVIGHKQMPRWRRTLRRLFGTPDIESFLRGELDCELISVPGR; translated from the coding sequence ATGGCACTCGTCGTGGTTCCGGTTCGCTACCCGCTCACGGAACACTCGAAAGGAACCCTGGAGGCGGCTATCGAGGAGGCGCGCGAGCGCGACGCAGACCTCACCGTCCTCCACGTGAACCTCTATCAGGACGACCGGCGGGTCACGCGAACCGCCCTCAAGCACGCGGTCGAGCGCGCGTTCGGCCCGCTCGACTTCGCGCGGTACGTCGTCCGCCGGAGCTTCCTCGTCGAACAGGCCATCCTCGACGAGGTCGCGGGCGAGGACGCGGACGTGGTCGTCATCGGCCACAAGCAGATGCCGCGGTGGCGGCGCACCCTCCGGCGGCTGTTCGGCACGCCCGACATCGAGTCCTTCCTCCGGGGCGAACTCGACTGCGAACTCATCAGCGTTCCCGGTCGCTGA
- a CDS encoding mechanosensitive ion channel family protein, which yields MVLEGVVSLDWWGREEWNLLSAIVVIVAGWYAGKLLVRVLGRRVARRFQRPSVTRTILRSLRVGSLLVGVFAAMGFLGLELGDLVLSVTVFSAVLGLVLAPIVGSVINGVFVLADQPYEIGDLVEITDTGERGFVEDITLRYTKVFTLDNTFLVVPNGTMRERDIINYSAEDERTRLSLTVGVTYEGDLDEARRLIETAAAEVDEVISGGPGVRIGSARYPAKPTCYIDEYGDSSVNLTLRYWAREPYKLLSVRSAVQEKVWEKLQETDSVTIAYPHRHLVFDDAREGVDAAVSDRER from the coding sequence ATGGTCTTGGAGGGCGTGGTGTCGCTCGACTGGTGGGGACGCGAAGAGTGGAACCTCCTGTCCGCGATCGTCGTCATCGTCGCCGGCTGGTACGCGGGGAAACTCCTCGTGCGCGTGCTCGGGCGGCGGGTGGCGCGGCGGTTCCAGCGCCCGAGCGTCACCCGCACCATCCTGCGGTCGCTCCGCGTCGGGTCGCTCCTCGTCGGCGTGTTCGCCGCGATGGGCTTCCTCGGACTGGAACTCGGCGACCTCGTGCTCTCCGTCACGGTGTTCTCCGCGGTGCTCGGTCTCGTGCTCGCGCCCATTGTCGGGAGCGTCATCAACGGCGTGTTCGTGCTCGCCGACCAACCGTACGAAATCGGCGACCTCGTGGAAATCACGGACACGGGCGAGCGCGGGTTCGTGGAGGACATCACGCTCCGCTACACGAAGGTGTTCACGCTCGACAACACGTTCCTCGTGGTGCCGAACGGGACGATGCGCGAGCGCGACATCATCAACTACTCCGCCGAGGACGAGCGCACGCGACTCTCGCTCACGGTCGGCGTGACGTACGAGGGCGACCTGGACGAAGCCCGCCGACTCATCGAGACGGCCGCCGCCGAGGTGGACGAAGTCATCTCGGGCGGCCCCGGCGTCCGCATCGGGAGCGCGCGCTACCCCGCGAAGCCGACGTGTTACATCGACGAGTACGGCGACAGTTCGGTGAACCTCACGCTCCGGTACTGGGCGCGCGAACCCTACAAACTCCTCTCCGTTCGCTCCGCAGTCCAGGAGAAGGTCTGGGAGAAACTCCAGGAGACGGACTCCGTGACAATCGCGTACCCGCACCGCCACCTCGTGTTCGACGACGCGCGCGAGGGGGTTGACGCGGCCGTCAGCGACCGGGAACGCTGA